Sequence from the Microbacterium sp. AZCO genome:
GGGTCAAGCACATCGGGCCGATCTCCGACATGCCGCCGCATCGGGCGGCCGGCCTCATCCTGTGGGGCATCCGGTACAACCTCAACCGCACACCTCCGCGCCGCATCGCGTTCGTGCGCGAGCGGATGGCGTCGACGCGGCGTGCGGCGATCGACGATGTCGTGGCGCTCATGATGGCGATGCCCGACATCGCGGCGCAGGTGGCCGGGATCGGCATCCCGAAGCTCATCGCCGTGGGCGAGCAGGATCTCTGGCCGACGGCCCAGCATGCGGAGTACGCCGAGCGCATCGGCGCGCGGCTCGCCGTGTATCCGACGGGCCACGCCCCGTGCGAGACCGCGCCGCATCAGCTCGTGCGCGACATGCTGGCGCTGTTCGCCTCGGCCTGAGCCCCCATGCCGGCGCCGCATCCAGTCCGCGTGCAGACGGCGGGAATAACCTGGCGCGGCATGCGTTCTACGAGATACATTCAATTGCATAGAAACGGATGCCGAAGGCATCCGGGAAGCGGGAAGAGATCGTGAGCGAGACCACAACGTGGCCCGGAATGCAGTTCGGCATCTTCTCGGTGAGCGACATCACCGAGGACCCGACCAACGGGCACACCCCGAGTGAGGCGGAGAAGATCCGCGCGGCGGTGACCATCGCCACGCACGCGGAGGAGGTCGGCCTCGACGTCTACGCCGTCGGCGAGCACCACAACCCGCCGTTCTGGTCGTCGTCCCCCACGACGACGCTCGCCTACATCGCGGCGCAGACCGAGCGTCTCCTCCTCTCGACCGCGACGACCCTCATCACGACGAACGACCCGGTGAAGATCGCCGAGGACTTCGCGATGCTGCAGCACCTCTCGGGCGGCCGCGCCGACCTCATGATCGGCCGCGGCAACACCGGCCCGGTGTACCCCTGGTTCGGGCAGGACATCCGCCAGGGCCTGCCGCTCGCGATCGAGAACTACAACCTGCTGCACCGCCTGTGGCGCGAGGACGTCGTGGACTGGGAGGGCAAGTTCCGCACGCCGCTGCAGGGCTTCACCTCGACCCCGCGTCCCCTCGACGGCGTCGCGCCCTTCGTGTGGCACGGCTCGATCCGCACGCCCGAGATCGCCGAGCAGGCCGCGTACTACGGCGACGGCTTCTTCGCGAACAACATCTTCTGGCCCAAGGAGCACTACCAGCGGCTCATCTCGCTGTACCGCCAGCGCTACGCGCACTACGGCCACGGCACCCCCGAGCAGGCGATCGTCGGCCTCGGCGGGCAGGTGTTCATGGCGGCGAAGTCGCAGGATGCCGTCACGCAGTTCCGCCCGTACTTCGACAACGCTCCGGTGTACGGCCACGGTCCGAGCCTCGAGGACTTCAGCGAGATGACCCCGCTGACCGTCGGTTCGCCCCAGCAGGTCATCGACCGCTACGCGTCGATGCGCGACTACTACGGCGACTACCAGCGTCAGCTCTTCCTCGTCGATCACGCCGGGCTGCCGCTCAAGACGGTTCTCGAGCAGCTCGACATCCTCGGCGGCGAGGTCGTGCCGGTGCTCCGCAAGGAGCTCGCGAAGAACCGTCCCGCGGAGGTTCCGGATGCTCCGACCCACGCCAACCTCGTGGCCAAGGCCTACAACGGCGAGGCGCCGCGTGAGGCCCGCCCCAACGCGAACCGCGGTGACAACCTGACCGTCGGATCGCCGTACCAGGACACGCCGGCCCCCGCCGGCGCGTCATTCGGACTCAGCCGGAAGGAGGCGTGAGATGACCTCTGCACGCCGTATCGCCGTCGTCTCAGCGGGACTGTCCAACCCCTCGTCGACCCGCATGCTCGCCGACCGCCTGTCGGCCGCGACCGTCGCGGCGCTCGCCGCGAAGGGCATCGAGGCCGAGGTCGACGTGTTCGAGCTGCGCGACTACGCGCACGACATCACGAACAACCTGCTCACCGGGTTCGCGCCGCCGGCGCTCGAGTCCGCGGTCAACGCGGTCGTCTCGGCCGACGCCCTCATCGCCGTGACGCCGATCTTCTCGACGAGCTACTCGGGCCTCTTCAAGTCGTTCATCGACGTGATCGACCCCGACGCGCTCACGGGCAAGCCCGTCCTGATCGGCGCGAACGCGGGCACGCCGCGGCACTCGCTCGCGATCGACTACGCCATCCGCCCGCTGTTCGCCTACCTGCACGCCGAGCCGGTGTCGACGGGTGTCTTCGCGGCGTCGGCGGACTGGGGCGGGTCGGGAGACCAGGTCGCCCCGCTCGCCGAGCGCATCGCGCGCGGGGCCGGCGAGCTGGCCGACGCCATCGCGCGACGCGAGCCGGAGACCTCGATCGATCCCTTCGATCCCTCGAGCTACCTGGGCGAGGGTCGCTCGTTCGGCCACCTGCTCGGCGGCCTCGCGGGCGAGTAGGCCTCAGCCCAGCACGATCTGAGACGGCGCGTCCAGCGGCTTCCACGCCGCGGGGCGCGCCGTCTCGTGCGTGGTGAGCACGTCCGCGTCGACGAGCAGCCCGAGGTCGACGCCGGCGAGCCGCTCGATGTCGGCGATCGGCACCTGGAAGGTGCGGAAGCCGGTGAGCGGCGCGATCGCGCGCGCCCGCGACGTGTCGATGAGGTCGCTCTGGTCGAGCACGAACCCGGCGGCGGCGAGGGGTCCGTCGGCAGCGGGCACCCACGCGGCGACCTTCCAGAAGCGCCGAGGGATCTGGATGCGGCGGTACGGCGGATCGTCCGGTGCGAGCACGGGCGCCGTGAACACCGAGAGACGCTGATCGGTCACGTCGGCGTACTCGAGCACGTGGTCCTCGAGTCCGAGCCACAGCTCCTTCGACTGGTTGAAGTCGGCCGCCTGCGGTGCGGCGTTCGTGTAGACGAAGGTCGCCGCCGTCGCGGCGCTCGCCTGGGCGACGGTGCCCCAGCCCGGATCGCGTCGTCGCACGAGGTGACCGCGGTCGAGGTCGTTGTCGACGTAGACGGCCGGTCCGGCCTGCTCGCTCGCGGGGACGCGGTCGTCGAGCTCCCACCGACCGCGGCGCTCGAGATCGTGCAGCGTGGATCCGTCGATGTTGACGCCCGTCACGACGGCGAATCGGCGCACCGGCTCGAGGGTGACGCTGAAGCGCGGATAGGTGAGCACGCGCACCTCCTCGTCGCCGAGGGTCGTCGGAAGCGGCACCGGGATGCCGAGGAACTCCGCGTCGTAGCCGTCCCCGTGGTCGCTTTGCTCCGCCATTCCTCCATCCTGGCCCGGGCCGATGACACTCCGGTGAACGCCAGACTGGAACCGTGAGCGTCGATCCCGTCGTCAAGACGAAGCCCGGAGCCCCCGCGTGGTTCTTCGAGGCCGAGGCCGCCGGGCTCGCGTGGCTCGCGGAGGCCGAGGCATCCGGAGGCGCCCGCGTCTGCCGGGTGCTCGACGTCGCTCCCGGCCGCATCTCGCTCGAGCGGATCGCGCCCGGGCGCCCCGACGCGGCGTCGGCCGCGGCGTTCGGCCGTGCGCTCGCGGCGACCCACGACGCGGGCGCCTCCGCGTTCGGCGCATCGCCCGAGGGCTGGGACGGTCCGCTCTTCATCGGCCGCCTCCTGCAGCCGGTGGCGCACGAGCAGACGTGGGGCGCCTTCTACGCGCGCGACCGCGTGCTGCCGTTCCTCGCCCCGGCCGTCGCCGCGGGGAACCTGTCCGAGCGCGGCGCCGAGTCGGTGCGGGATGCCTGCGCCCTCATCGCCGACGGCGCCTTCGACGACGACGATCCGCCGGCGCGCCTCCACGGCGACCTGTGGAACGGCAACGTCCTCTGGTCGCCCGACGGCGCTGTCCTCATCGACCCGGCCGCGCACGGCGGGCACCGCGAGACGGACCTCGCGATGCTCGCCCTCTTCGGCTGCCCCTTCCTCGAGGAGATCCTGCGGTCGTACGACGCTGCGCACCCGCTTCGGCCGGGGTGGCGCGACCGTGTGCCCGTGCACCAGCTGCATCCGCTCGCGGTGCACGCCGTCGGGCATGGCCCGTCGTACGGCGAGGCGCTCGCGGACGCGGCGCGCCGCACGCTCGCGCTCACCTGAGCCCGCGGCGGCGACCCGCTT
This genomic interval carries:
- a CDS encoding LLM class flavin-dependent oxidoreductase translates to MQFGIFSVSDITEDPTNGHTPSEAEKIRAAVTIATHAEEVGLDVYAVGEHHNPPFWSSSPTTTLAYIAAQTERLLLSTATTLITTNDPVKIAEDFAMLQHLSGGRADLMIGRGNTGPVYPWFGQDIRQGLPLAIENYNLLHRLWREDVVDWEGKFRTPLQGFTSTPRPLDGVAPFVWHGSIRTPEIAEQAAYYGDGFFANNIFWPKEHYQRLISLYRQRYAHYGHGTPEQAIVGLGGQVFMAAKSQDAVTQFRPYFDNAPVYGHGPSLEDFSEMTPLTVGSPQQVIDRYASMRDYYGDYQRQLFLVDHAGLPLKTVLEQLDILGGEVVPVLRKELAKNRPAEVPDAPTHANLVAKAYNGEAPREARPNANRGDNLTVGSPYQDTPAPAGASFGLSRKEA
- a CDS encoding FMN reductase, with translation MTSARRIAVVSAGLSNPSSTRMLADRLSAATVAALAAKGIEAEVDVFELRDYAHDITNNLLTGFAPPALESAVNAVVSADALIAVTPIFSTSYSGLFKSFIDVIDPDALTGKPVLIGANAGTPRHSLAIDYAIRPLFAYLHAEPVSTGVFAASADWGGSGDQVAPLAERIARGAGELADAIARREPETSIDPFDPSSYLGEGRSFGHLLGGLAGE
- a CDS encoding DNA/RNA non-specific endonuclease: MAEQSDHGDGYDAEFLGIPVPLPTTLGDEEVRVLTYPRFSVTLEPVRRFAVVTGVNIDGSTLHDLERRGRWELDDRVPASEQAGPAVYVDNDLDRGHLVRRRDPGWGTVAQASAATAATFVYTNAAPQAADFNQSKELWLGLEDHVLEYADVTDQRLSVFTAPVLAPDDPPYRRIQIPRRFWKVAAWVPAADGPLAAAGFVLDQSDLIDTSRARAIAPLTGFRTFQVPIADIERLAGVDLGLLVDADVLTTHETARPAAWKPLDAPSQIVLG
- a CDS encoding fructosamine kinase family protein; the encoded protein is MSVDPVVKTKPGAPAWFFEAEAAGLAWLAEAEASGGARVCRVLDVAPGRISLERIAPGRPDAASAAAFGRALAATHDAGASAFGASPEGWDGPLFIGRLLQPVAHEQTWGAFYARDRVLPFLAPAVAAGNLSERGAESVRDACALIADGAFDDDDPPARLHGDLWNGNVLWSPDGAVLIDPAAHGGHRETDLAMLALFGCPFLEEILRSYDAAHPLRPGWRDRVPVHQLHPLAVHAVGHGPSYGEALADAARRTLALT